In the genome of Candidatus Zixiibacteriota bacterium, one region contains:
- a CDS encoding D-cysteine desulfhydrase family protein, with protein MKTKLKLPPRFQLAITPTPLEAFFLSPSPKSGVEIFIKRDDLTGSELSGNKIRKLEFIFYDAVSCKSDIILTCGGVGSNHCRAVAAMAARIGIDCELTLMGKPPAVPDGNLLLDSLYKAKIKYITVSEYQNNIDSILTKRANALIKRGRIPYIIPEGASNPLGVWGYFLAGLELKKQLDTAEIEIDYIACAVGSGGTYAGLLAASLYLKWPVKIIGFAVNRNAGYFIEKITSLVEQFIKINKISLDFKQSDITIDDSYIGPGYAKISDKEASFIKKIAANTGIILDPAYTSKSMLGLFDYIKKGEIIPNHKVVFIHTGGLLSIFPYRKKLV; from the coding sequence ATGAAAACAAAACTTAAATTACCGCCAAGATTTCAATTGGCGATTACTCCAACGCCGTTAGAGGCATTTTTTCTTTCTCCATCCCCCAAATCGGGAGTGGAAATATTCATAAAACGGGATGACCTGACCGGTTCGGAATTATCAGGGAATAAGATACGTAAGTTAGAGTTTATCTTTTACGATGCGGTTTCCTGCAAATCTGATATAATCCTTACTTGCGGCGGAGTCGGCTCGAATCACTGCCGCGCTGTGGCGGCGATGGCGGCTCGTATTGGTATCGACTGTGAATTGACTCTTATGGGCAAACCACCGGCTGTCCCGGATGGAAACCTTCTTTTAGACAGTTTATATAAAGCCAAAATCAAATATATTACAGTAAGCGAATATCAAAATAATATCGACAGTATACTTACTAAGAGAGCCAACGCTTTAATCAAGCGCGGAAGAATTCCCTATATCATTCCTGAGGGAGCTTCTAATCCGCTTGGCGTATGGGGTTATTTTCTGGCTGGCCTTGAACTTAAAAAACAGCTTGATACAGCCGAGATTGAAATCGACTACATAGCCTGCGCGGTTGGCTCCGGCGGCACCTATGCCGGTCTTCTGGCCGCCTCGCTATATCTAAAATGGCCGGTGAAAATTATCGGGTTTGCAGTAAATCGAAATGCCGGCTATTTCATTGAAAAAATCACAAGCCTTGTAGAACAATTTATAAAGATTAATAAAATTAGCCTCGATTTTAAGCAGTCGGATATAACAATAGATGACAGCTATATAGGTCCGGGTTATGCAAAAATTTCCGATAAGGAAGCATCGTTTATAAAAAAAATAGCCGCTAATACCGGTATAATCCTCGACCCTGCCTACACTTCCAAAAGTATGCTTGGCCTTTTTGATTATATCAAAAAAGGTGAAATAATTCCCAATCATAAGGTAGTTTTCATTCATACCGGCGGTTTGCTGTCAATTTTTCCATATCGTAAAAAATTGGTTTAA
- a CDS encoding asparagine synthetase B produces the protein MKRILLILLLAIITILPIQAVAQKLLIPMDFSQTDHLKAYGVAYWCLTYGQNVEWLLNYRGGSFLTNSLPQIQELCRLRGVKYETISGGEEAQIKATIEANNMESVLLEKAPKIAIYAPPSSKNEPWDDAVNLALEYAEIPFDVIWDVEVLAGRLADYDWLHLHHEDFTGQYGKFYGGYRNTSWYKQSKALNETTARELGFKKVPKLKLAVALTIREYVGNGGFLFAMCSATDTYDIALAAHNTDIVPAEYDNDPVDPNCQSKLDFSQCLAFENFDLVLNPLIYEHSNIDTSPFRGGHRMTPEADYFTLFDFSAKYDPVPTILVQNHVPVVNGFWGQCTGFRKDLIKKHVVILAETEGKNEAKYIYGNYGRGFFTFLGGHDPEDYQHFLGDPPTDLRLHKHSPGYRLILNNVLFPAARKKEKKT, from the coding sequence ATGAAAAGAATTTTACTAATACTTCTACTGGCCATAATTACTATTCTTCCCATACAGGCAGTTGCCCAGAAACTGTTAATCCCGATGGATTTTTCTCAGACCGACCATCTTAAAGCTTATGGCGTCGCTTACTGGTGTCTGACATACGGGCAAAATGTCGAATGGCTGTTGAATTATCGCGGCGGTTCGTTTCTTACTAACTCGCTTCCTCAGATTCAGGAATTGTGCCGCCTTCGAGGGGTAAAATATGAGACTATAAGCGGCGGCGAGGAGGCGCAGATAAAAGCGACAATCGAGGCTAATAATATGGAATCGGTTTTGCTGGAAAAAGCTCCTAAAATTGCAATTTATGCTCCGCCGTCATCCAAAAATGAACCCTGGGATGATGCGGTTAATCTGGCTTTAGAATACGCCGAAATCCCCTTTGATGTTATCTGGGATGTCGAGGTTCTGGCCGGACGATTAGCTGATTATGATTGGCTTCATCTTCACCATGAGGATTTTACCGGTCAGTATGGCAAATTTTATGGCGGTTACCGCAATACAAGCTGGTATAAACAATCGAAAGCTCTTAACGAGACAACTGCCAGAGAGCTTGGCTTCAAAAAGGTGCCCAAATTAAAATTGGCTGTAGCTTTGACTATCAGAGAATATGTTGGCAATGGCGGTTTCTTATTTGCGATGTGTTCTGCTACTGATACTTATGATATAGCTTTAGCGGCTCACAATACTGATATTGTGCCAGCTGAATATGATAATGATCCGGTTGACCCCAATTGCCAGAGCAAACTTGATTTCTCTCAATGCTTGGCTTTTGAAAATTTCGATTTAGTGCTTAATCCACTCATTTACGAACATTCCAATATCGATACTTCGCCATTCCGCGGCGGGCACCGCATGACTCCGGAGGCTGATTATTTTACGTTGTTTGATTTTTCAGCCAAATACGACCCGGTGCCAACTATTCTGGTTCAGAATCATGTGCCGGTTGTGAATGGATTTTGGGGGCAGTGTACCGGTTTTAGAAAAGACCTCATCAAGAAACATGTTGTAATATTAGCTGAAACCGAGGGAAAAAATGAGGCGAAATATATTTATGGCAATTACGGACGCGGTTTTTTCACTTTCTTGGGTGGTCATGACCCGGAAGATTATCAACATTTCCTCGGAGACCCGCCTACAGATTTGCGGCTTCACAAACATTCTCCCGGTTATCGCCTAATCTTGAATAATGTCTTATTTCCGGCTGCCAGAAAAAAGGAAAAGAAAACTTGA
- a CDS encoding sugar phosphate isomerase/epimerase, with amino-acid sequence MTNHPLIGCSEYSPKIKAYDAAVKCLKLGLAGFQLSGDFTINFPENISQYEREQTSNFIHENNIRLHYHAPSDIPLASRHEKLRLGGVQRLMEYIDLAVDMGASSFIFHPGRFAFYKVSSQKLVLAKRNVPESYYDNLYNSVYILAEHIDGKLQLLLENTYNFSDRIISVVDRFLEIPYTGLAWDIGHMNHSESYNQISNCGMADFFANRIKSVKLAHIHDSVNNKSHLPLGTGNLNISAYIDIFNSQNIEMIIEVLSDNDLMKSLDYIQTLALKGQP; translated from the coding sequence ATGACAAACCATCCATTAATCGGCTGCAGCGAATATTCACCAAAGATTAAAGCATATGATGCGGCTGTCAAATGCTTGAAACTTGGTCTGGCCGGTTTTCAGCTCTCCGGCGATTTTACTATCAATTTCCCTGAGAATATCTCCCAATACGAACGTGAGCAGACAAGCAACTTTATTCATGAAAACAACATTCGCCTTCACTACCATGCCCCCAGCGATATCCCCCTCGCCAGCAGGCATGAGAAGCTTCGGCTTGGCGGAGTGCAAAGACTTATGGAATATATCGATCTGGCGGTTGATATGGGAGCATCCTCATTTATTTTTCATCCGGGAAGATTTGCATTTTATAAGGTAAGCTCTCAAAAATTGGTCTTGGCAAAAAGAAATGTGCCGGAATCATACTACGACAATTTATATAACTCAGTATATATACTTGCTGAACATATCGATGGCAAACTTCAACTGCTTCTTGAAAACACCTACAATTTTTCCGATAGAATTATCTCGGTTGTTGACAGGTTTTTAGAAATACCATATACTGGGCTGGCTTGGGATATTGGCCATATGAATCACAGTGAAAGCTATAATCAGATTTCTAACTGCGGTATGGCTGATTTTTTCGCAAATAGAATTAAATCGGTTAAATTGGCTCACATTCACGATTCCGTAAACAACAAAAGCCATCTGCCATTGGGAACGGGAAACTTGAATATCTCTGCCTATATTGATATTTTCAACTCTCAAAACATTGAGATGATTATTGAGGTTTTGTCTGATAATGACCTGATGAAATCGCTTGATTATATTCAGACGCTTGCGTTAAAGGGACAGCCATGA